CGAGTGCACTGCACCAATTAATTTTAGAGAGTCAGCATTCTTGGGAGTAAGAAAAAGGCGCTCTTCTGGAATTAATGCATACTCGCTAGTGATACCTTGCCTTCCATCATAGCCCATACTATTAGTCCAAACGCAATCGCCTACTTTAAACTGAATCACATCTTTTCCAATCTCAACAACTTGGCCGATAGCATCTCGACCCAAAATATAAGGATTCGGCAGATCTGTCTGATAAATACCTGAACGAATAAAGAGATCAACATAATTAATAGAAGCGGCTATAACTTTTATTAAAACAGATTTCGGTCTAACTTTGGGAACAGGTAATGAGCCAACAATAATCGTTGCGGGTCCCCCCGTTTTTTGAATATAAACTGCCTTCATATTCTACCTCCCCTCCTTTTTCTAAAACATGTTACAATGATAGCAATAATCCATGTATTCATTATAAAAGAAAAAGTTTACTTTATATGCCCAAAATTGTAGGCAAGACAATTTTAAGGAGAAAGACATGCCTGTTAATTCATTTGACAATTATCCTATGACTTGGAAACCAGATAAACAATTGTTAAAAGCTCCTCTATATACCAGCCTAGCTAAACTCTTAGAGAAAGATATTATAGAAGGACGTTTGACTGCTGAAACAAAATTGCCACCCCAACGTGAATTAGCTGATTTTTTGGATCTCAATCTAAGTACAGTGACAAGAGCTTTTAAACTCTGTGAACAAAAAGGTCTTATTTACGCTATTATCGGCAAAGGAACCTTTATTTCACCTAATAGGGCGAAACCTTTAGCTACTTTACCAAAAAATGAGACACTTATTCCTCTTGGCAATTTGCATCCTTATTACCAACTTAATTATGTTGTATCTGATATTTCCAGACGAATCTTACAGAGTCAATCTGTTGATAGGCTTTTTGAATTTGACACGAAAAACAATACGCAAGAGCATAAAGCTGTAGCTCAACAATGGTTGAAAAAGTTTCAAATTAACACTCTCAAAGAGAATATCTTTCTAACTTATGGCACACAAAATGCCTTAGTTTTGTTATTTTTAACAGTGTTTAAAGCAGGCGATAAAATAGCGACTGATACATTTACTTACACCAATTTCATTGCCTTAGCTCAGCAATTCAAGATTGAACTTGTCCCAATAATATCTGATCATAAAGGAATCATTCCAGAAGACTTGGAAAAGAAATGTCGCCAGCAAATGATCAAGGGGATTTACTTGGTTCCAACGTCTAATAATCCAACTGGGATGACCATGACATTAGAAAGAAGACAACAACTTGTTTCGTTGATAAGTAAAAACCACCTTCTCCTAATAGAAGATGACACTTATGCTTTTACAAACTATGAAAAATTACCCGCGTTGACAACCATGATTCCTAAACAAGCGATTTATATTCATGGCTTATCAAAAGCCTTGTTTGCTGGTCTGCGAATGGCTTATATGGTGGTGCCTGATTATCTTATTCAAGAGATTAATCTCACTGCTGATGCTATCAATGCCCGTCCACCTCTATTAAATACTAAGATTGTGAGCGATCTCATTTCAAACGGTCAAGCAGATAGTACAATAGCGCAAAAAAATCATTTATCTCAGGAACGAAATGCTCTCTATGATCATTATTTCCCAGAATCCACTTCTTCCAATCC
This region of Streptococcus mutans genomic DNA includes:
- a CDS encoding PLP-dependent aminotransferase family protein, with amino-acid sequence MPVNSFDNYPMTWKPDKQLLKAPLYTSLAKLLEKDIIEGRLTAETKLPPQRELADFLDLNLSTVTRAFKLCEQKGLIYAIIGKGTFISPNRAKPLATLPKNETLIPLGNLHPYYQLNYVVSDISRRILQSQSVDRLFEFDTKNNTQEHKAVAQQWLKKFQINTLKENIFLTYGTQNALVLLFLTVFKAGDKIATDTFTYTNFIALAQQFKIELVPIISDHKGIIPEDLEKKCRQQMIKGIYLVPTSNNPTGMTMTLERRQQLVSLISKNHLLLIEDDTYAFTNYEKLPALTTMIPKQAIYIHGLSKALFAGLRMAYMVVPDYLIQEINLTADAINARPPLLNTKIVSDLISNGQADSTIAQKNHLSQERNALYDHYFPESTSSNPYNLFQWLPLPKNRSGYQFESLAKEKGVEVLCAERFLVGGLTAQSALRIATCSPNTLDELDKGLHILKSILEK